One window of the Thermodesulfomicrobium sp. WS genome contains the following:
- a CDS encoding glutamine synthetase III, translating into MSGFSTRRDAIRAILEYTPTSSGMHFHEEKPTEIYGCNVFSDQVMRERLPKDVYKSLKKTIELGEKLDPTIADIVAAAMKDWAIEKGATHFTHVFFPLTGLTAEKHDSFLVPDGKGGAIAEFSGKMLIQGEPDASSFPSGGLRTTFEARGYTAWDVTSPAYILENPNGTFLCIPTAFVSWNGEALDKKTPLLRSLQVLNKQAKRVLKLFGTETTLPVTCFAGPEQEYFLIDRNFVFARPDLLIAGRTLFGAKPAKGQEFEDQYFGVIPRRVLSFMMEVERELYKLGVPVKTRHNEVAPSQFEIAPLYEQGNLATDHNQLVMTVLRTVAKRYGMMCLLHEKPFAGINGSGKHLNYSIGNAELGSLFDPGDTPHENAQFLVFCAAAIRAVHKYGALLRATVASASNDHRLGANEAPPAIMSVYLGEQLTDVFEQIKTGQVKGCKQKCFMNVGVDTLPPLPRDPGDRNRTSPFAFTGNRFEFRAVGSSMSIAGPQVALNTMMAESLDYIATELEKATAGDPSKLNAAVQDLLRAIITEHEAVIFNGDGYSEEWHKEAERRGLPNLKTTPDALPVLTSPEVVELFTKYGVFTEAELKSREEIYTEQYCKTIETEAALTLRMARTIILPSAIRYQGELAAVCANLRAIGKDYRTKMLDAITENLRKLQDAIEHLDAVLAADKGASPHAHARYACDVILPAMAEVRQWADALETMVADDQWALPSYQEMLFIR; encoded by the coding sequence ATGAGCGGATTTTCTACCCGGCGGGATGCCATTCGGGCGATTTTAGAGTATACACCGACTTCTTCTGGGATGCACTTCCACGAGGAAAAACCGACGGAAATCTACGGATGCAACGTATTCAGCGACCAAGTCATGCGGGAACGTCTGCCCAAAGACGTCTATAAGTCGCTCAAGAAGACCATCGAGCTGGGAGAAAAGCTGGACCCGACCATTGCGGACATTGTGGCCGCGGCCATGAAAGATTGGGCCATCGAGAAAGGGGCCACGCATTTTACCCATGTGTTTTTTCCCTTGACCGGCCTTACGGCGGAAAAACACGATTCTTTTTTGGTGCCTGATGGCAAAGGTGGGGCCATTGCCGAGTTTTCCGGCAAGATGCTCATCCAGGGGGAGCCGGATGCCTCGAGTTTTCCTTCCGGCGGACTGCGCACGACCTTCGAGGCGCGTGGATACACGGCGTGGGACGTCACCAGTCCGGCGTATATCCTGGAAAATCCTAATGGAACCTTTTTGTGCATCCCCACGGCATTCGTCTCCTGGAACGGCGAAGCCCTGGACAAAAAGACGCCGTTGCTGCGCTCCCTGCAGGTGTTGAACAAACAGGCCAAGCGGGTGCTCAAACTCTTTGGCACCGAGACGACGCTTCCCGTCACCTGTTTTGCTGGCCCGGAGCAGGAGTATTTCCTCATCGACCGCAACTTTGTCTTTGCCCGGCCGGACCTGCTCATCGCCGGACGCACCCTTTTCGGCGCCAAGCCTGCCAAAGGCCAGGAGTTCGAAGACCAGTACTTTGGCGTTATTCCCCGCCGGGTGCTCTCTTTCATGATGGAAGTGGAACGGGAGCTCTACAAATTAGGCGTGCCCGTAAAGACGCGGCATAATGAGGTGGCGCCCAGCCAGTTCGAAATTGCGCCGCTCTATGAGCAGGGCAATTTGGCCACGGATCACAACCAGCTCGTCATGACCGTGCTGCGCACCGTGGCCAAGCGCTACGGCATGATGTGCCTGCTCCACGAAAAGCCTTTCGCCGGCATCAACGGCTCGGGCAAGCACCTCAATTACTCCATTGGCAACGCCGAGCTCGGCAGTCTTTTCGATCCCGGCGACACCCCCCACGAGAACGCCCAGTTTTTGGTGTTCTGCGCGGCGGCCATCCGGGCGGTGCACAAATATGGCGCGTTGCTGCGCGCCACCGTGGCCTCGGCCTCCAACGACCACCGTCTCGGCGCCAATGAGGCCCCGCCGGCCATCATGTCGGTGTACTTGGGCGAGCAACTGACCGACGTGTTCGAGCAGATCAAGACCGGTCAGGTCAAAGGGTGCAAACAAAAATGCTTCATGAATGTGGGCGTGGATACCCTGCCGCCGCTGCCTCGGGACCCGGGAGACCGCAACCGCACCAGCCCCTTTGCCTTTACCGGGAACCGCTTCGAGTTCCGCGCCGTGGGTTCGTCCATGTCCATCGCCGGGCCGCAGGTGGCCCTCAATACCATGATGGCCGAGTCGCTGGATTATATCGCCACGGAGCTGGAAAAAGCCACCGCTGGGGATCCCTCCAAGCTCAATGCCGCGGTACAAGACCTTTTGCGTGCCATCATCACCGAGCACGAGGCAGTCATCTTCAACGGCGATGGATACTCCGAAGAATGGCATAAGGAGGCGGAGCGCCGCGGGTTGCCCAACCTCAAGACCACTCCGGACGCATTGCCCGTGCTCACCAGCCCGGAGGTGGTGGAACTCTTCACCAAGTACGGAGTCTTCACCGAGGCAGAGCTCAAAAGCCGCGAGGAAATCTATACCGAGCAGTACTGCAAGACCATCGAGACCGAAGCGGCCCTTACCTTGCGCATGGCGAGAACCATCATTCTGCCTTCAGCCATCCGCTATCAGGGGGAGCTGGCGGCAGTGTGCGCCAATTTGCGCGCCATCGGGAAAGATTACCGCACCAAGATGCTCGACGCGATCACCGAAAACCTGCGCAAGCTCCAGGACGCCATCGAACACCTCGATGCCGTGCTGGCTGCGGACAAAGGGGCTTCACCCCATGCCCATGCCCGCTATGCTTGTGATGTCATTTTGCCGGCCATGGCAGAGGTGCGCCAATGGGCGGATGCCCTGGAGACCATGGTGGCCGATGACCAATGGGCCCTGCCCAGCTACCAGGAAATGCTCTTTATCCGCTAA